The following are from one region of the Isoalcanivorax indicus genome:
- a CDS encoding gamma-glutamyl-gamma-aminobutyrate hydrolase family protein has protein sequence MAESSDRILIAVAGPRRYLFDIHLIRLALRASGARTCYLCPGQETPPRPIDGLVIAGGDHIHPRHYQQLPQIEARFNPERDRVEMALLDEARERSLPVLGICRGAQLLNVHRGGNLHQNITPMRRHTRPRRLITAMQRVRLTPRSRLSRILRRDRLGANRLHSQAIHALGTRLRVAARDADNFVQAIETTGPGQWQVGVQWHPEYLLYHPAHRRLFSALVNAAQRRRTFGKVDLRRH, from the coding sequence ATGGCTGAATCCTCCGACCGGATCCTGATCGCTGTCGCCGGCCCACGCCGGTATCTGTTCGACATCCACCTGATCCGGCTGGCATTGCGCGCCAGCGGGGCACGCACCTGTTATCTGTGCCCCGGCCAGGAAACTCCGCCGCGCCCCATCGACGGTCTGGTCATCGCCGGCGGCGATCATATTCATCCGCGCCACTACCAGCAGTTGCCGCAGATCGAGGCGCGCTTCAACCCTGAGCGTGACCGCGTGGAAATGGCGCTACTGGACGAAGCCCGGGAACGCAGCTTGCCGGTCCTGGGCATCTGCCGCGGCGCCCAGCTGCTGAATGTGCATCGCGGCGGCAACCTGCATCAGAACATTACTCCGATGCGGCGCCATACCCGGCCACGGCGGTTGATCACGGCCATGCAGCGCGTACGCCTGACACCACGCTCGCGCCTGTCACGCATCCTGCGCCGTGATCGCCTGGGCGCCAATCGACTGCATAGCCAGGCCATCCACGCACTGGGCACGCGCCTGCGTGTGGCCGCCCGCGATGCGGACAATTTTGTTCAGGCGATTGAAACGACCGGGCCGGGACAGTGGCAGGTGGGAGTGCAGTGGCATCCGGAGTATCTGCTTTACCACCCGGCCCACCGGCGCCTGTTCTCGGCACTGGTCAACGCCGCACAGCGGCGACGCACGTTCGGCAAGGTCGACTTGCGCCGGCACTGA
- a CDS encoding amidoligase family protein, which yields MSRASTSTPLLTPARTQTADGKTRRVGVEIELSGMTFDELVGHVSDFFNADAREESRYVHVVDAEQGPFKVELDSDPIKDLEFDTGELPDMLSDVANVALDLVDAAAERVVPLEIVGPPLALDALPEIEALCNRLRERGAKGSRHALHYAFGLQLNPELPNLEADTLLGYLRAFSLCYDWLKTRQQLDISRKFTTYIGPWPDEYVRLINAADYQPDLDQLIDDYLKHNPTRNRALDMMPLFAHLDEDRVRQVVDDPRIKPRPTLHYRLPDCDIDNPGWSFSHVWNDWVRVDDLAADRERLAAMADGWRSHHEGRLAKLVTRWEQETASWLNPPTGS from the coding sequence TTGTCCAGAGCCTCTACGTCGACCCCGCTGTTGACCCCGGCCCGCACACAAACTGCCGACGGCAAGACACGACGCGTTGGCGTCGAGATCGAACTGTCCGGCATGACCTTCGATGAGCTGGTCGGTCATGTCAGTGATTTTTTCAACGCCGATGCCCGTGAAGAAAGCCGCTATGTGCATGTCGTCGATGCCGAACAAGGCCCGTTCAAGGTAGAACTGGACTCCGACCCGATCAAGGATCTGGAATTCGATACCGGCGAACTCCCGGACATGCTCAGTGATGTCGCCAATGTAGCGCTTGATCTGGTGGACGCGGCCGCTGAACGTGTCGTGCCCCTGGAAATCGTCGGGCCGCCGCTGGCCCTGGATGCCCTGCCGGAGATCGAAGCCCTGTGCAATCGCCTGCGTGAACGCGGCGCCAAGGGCAGCCGCCACGCACTGCATTATGCGTTCGGCCTGCAACTCAACCCGGAGCTGCCGAATCTCGAGGCCGACACCCTGCTCGGCTACCTGCGCGCCTTCTCTCTCTGCTACGACTGGCTCAAGACGCGTCAGCAACTGGATATCAGCCGCAAGTTCACCACCTATATCGGCCCCTGGCCGGACGAATACGTGCGCCTGATCAACGCGGCAGATTACCAGCCGGACCTCGACCAGTTGATCGACGATTACCTGAAACACAATCCGACCCGCAACCGGGCGCTGGACATGATGCCGCTGTTTGCCCATCTGGATGAAGACCGGGTGCGGCAGGTGGTGGACGATCCACGTATCAAGCCGCGCCCCACGTTGCATTACCGTTTGCCCGATTGCGATATCGATAACCCGGGCTGGTCTTTCAGCCATGTCTGGAACGACTGGGTCAGGGTGGATGACCTCGCCGCCGACCGCGAACGTCTGGCCGCCATGGCGGACGGCTGGCGCTCGCATCACGAGGGCCGCCTGGCCAAACTGGTCACTCGCTGGGAACAGGAAACCGCCTCATGGCTGAATCCTCCGACCGGATCCTGA